In Polaribacter sp. Hel_I_88, the following proteins share a genomic window:
- a CDS encoding DUF4304 domain-containing protein, giving the protein MKYFNLFGKTKGQSSNPESEKSEFEQIKVFKSLPKEQWKPAYNELNKIIGANLKEYGFKKKGRKHYRLTNDLLEVIDVDNRGSWSGAKDDIEIRIGLVPYCWKGLTNEYYLVGSKPLEEIDKTIRNHFRISKEYLILADYLSERIIKNALPFLEKYNSTKKITSQPYIFPYHTKCGGNDIRNSHFLILFSELKQHKIDKAIEILDNEIEFGSDSLNQVTWKELKTMTENKDWETIDRIFAENEKAELDKLKIKPVANNV; this is encoded by the coding sequence ATGAAGTACTTCAATCTTTTCGGAAAAACCAAAGGACAGAGCTCAAATCCTGAATCTGAAAAATCGGAATTTGAGCAAATCAAGGTTTTTAAGAGTTTACCAAAAGAACAATGGAAACCAGCTTACAACGAACTGAATAAAATAATCGGTGCGAACCTCAAAGAATACGGATTTAAAAAGAAAGGCAGAAAACATTACCGACTGACAAATGACTTACTCGAAGTTATTGACGTTGACAACCGTGGAAGTTGGTCTGGAGCGAAAGACGATATAGAAATCCGAATTGGATTAGTTCCTTACTGTTGGAAAGGGCTAACGAATGAATATTATTTAGTTGGTTCAAAACCGCTTGAGGAAATAGACAAAACAATTAGAAACCATTTTAGGATTTCAAAAGAATATTTGATTTTGGCAGACTATTTATCGGAACGAATCATAAAAAATGCTCTTCCTTTTTTAGAGAAATATAACTCGACTAAAAAAATAACAAGTCAACCGTATATTTTTCCTTATCACACAAAGTGTGGTGGAAATGACATTAGAAACTCTCATTTTTTAATTCTATTCTCGGAATTAAAGCAACACAAAATTGATAAAGCTATTGAGATATTAGATAATGAAATTGAATTTGGTTCAGACAGCCTGAATCAAGTGACTTGGAAAGAATTAAAAACAATGACTGAAAATAAAGATTGGGAAACGATTGACAGAATATTTGCTGAAAACGAAAAAGCTGAATTAGATAAATTAAAAATAAAGCCAGTTGCCAACAATGTATAA
- a CDS encoding DUF6607 family protein produces MKRVVFTVLVTLCVFSANAQNKKEKDRKAIKEMCGCYEVGFNFAETFSYSKDSTYQASKVKHDKGLEWVELVKDKDNKIVLQHLLIVGKPNEQSIIKHWRQDWLFENTDFYMFDANNKWKFVQKPKSEVKGQWTQKVFQVDDSPRYEGSASWVHVDGKSYWENTTDAPLPRREYTKRQDYDVTIRTNRHEITKDGWIHDQDNDKVIRKNNEADFVLAQEKGLNTYVKVDDSKCKSAQDWWKENEKMWALVRNNWDNVFAKNQDLELKNKVEDKRLYQLLFDLETTAKNEEINKIITDFVK; encoded by the coding sequence ATGAAAAGAGTAGTATTTACAGTACTTGTTACGTTATGTGTGTTTAGCGCAAATGCACAAAACAAAAAAGAAAAAGACCGAAAAGCCATAAAAGAGATGTGTGGTTGCTACGAAGTGGGATTTAACTTTGCAGAGACTTTTAGTTATTCAAAAGATTCAACTTATCAAGCCTCAAAAGTGAAGCACGACAAAGGTTTAGAATGGGTAGAATTAGTAAAGGATAAAGACAATAAAATTGTTTTACAGCATTTATTGATTGTTGGCAAACCTAATGAACAAAGTATTATTAAACATTGGCGACAAGATTGGTTATTTGAAAATACGGACTTTTATATGTTTGATGCCAATAATAAATGGAAATTTGTGCAAAAGCCTAAAAGCGAAGTAAAAGGACAATGGACACAAAAAGTATTTCAAGTTGATGACAGTCCACGTTATGAAGGTTCTGCAAGTTGGGTTCACGTAGATGGAAAAAGCTATTGGGAAAACACAACAGATGCCCCTTTACCAAGACGAGAATACACAAAAAGACAAGATTACGATGTTACGATTAGAACCAACAGACACGAAATTACCAAAGATGGCTGGATTCACGACCAAGATAATGACAAAGTTATCCGAAAAAATAATGAAGCCGACTTTGTTTTAGCACAAGAAAAAGGGTTAAATACTTATGTTAAAGTTGATGATTCTAAATGTAAATCCGCACAAGATTGGTGGAAAGAAAATGAGAAAATGTGGGCTTTAGTTCGTAATAATTGGGACAACGTTTTTGCAAAAAACCAAGATTTAGAATTAAAAAATAAAGTAGAGGACAAGCGATTGTATCAATTACTTTTTGATTTAGAAACTACCGCTAAAAACGAAGAAATCAATAAAATCATTACTGATTTTGTGAAATAA
- a CDS encoding TonB-dependent siderophore receptor, protein MITNKICFLFLLFFTIQSLVAQQEKEVAKDSTKVEALEEVIISATRTIRQLSSLPLPAQIISKKEIKAVNSIRLSDILNEQTGLITVPDFGGGEGIQLQGLDSQYTLILIDGVPLVGRSAGTLDLNRVSVGNIKQIEIIKGASSSLYGNEALGGVINIITEDPKNGFNGNANYRGGSFGTHDIITNLNYKKNKFGINAFVNRFSSDGYDLVENDAVNTVEPFSNYTLNSKITYDFSENTKLLLSGRFYHQNQDNVASETLKGESEIKEWNTLAKLDHTFNEKWSSYLEFYATQYKAEEFLNDEIGNSFSRSDFNQLFVRPELRTTYQLNEKNAFIGGVGLTHERLKRTDFFGAPVFNSPYIYAQYDGNPTEKINIILGARFDDHSEYHSQFSPKGAIRYKLNDKIVIKSSVGYGFKTPDFRQLYFDFTNATVGYTVLGYNAVSTRIPQLEADGQLLSIVVPVSEFNDNLKPESSIGYNFGIDVNPISNLKLNINLFRNNIENLIDTRVIARRTNGQNVFSYFNVNRVYTQGLEFNANYKLSENITILGGYQLLYAKDKEVEQDFENGEVFARITPSSPSFRLQKDDYFGLFNRSRHMANFKIFYTIPKWNLDINLRSTYRSKFGLFDTNGNTYLDKYDDFVNGYTIWDFAVNKTIYKSYKVGIGMDNILGFNDPQNISNIAGRIIYGTININF, encoded by the coding sequence ATGATTACAAATAAAATCTGCTTTTTATTTTTACTTTTTTTTACTATTCAAAGTCTTGTAGCACAACAAGAAAAAGAGGTCGCAAAAGATTCGACAAAAGTTGAAGCATTGGAAGAAGTTATTATATCTGCAACAAGAACAATAAGACAATTATCGTCTTTACCATTACCTGCTCAAATTATTTCAAAAAAAGAGATAAAAGCTGTAAACTCAATTCGATTATCAGATATTTTAAACGAACAAACTGGCTTAATAACTGTGCCTGATTTTGGCGGTGGCGAAGGCATTCAATTACAAGGTTTAGACAGTCAATACACACTTATATTAATAGATGGTGTTCCATTAGTTGGAAGAAGTGCGGGAACTTTAGATTTAAATAGAGTTAGCGTTGGTAACATCAAACAAATTGAAATTATAAAAGGTGCTTCTTCAAGTTTATATGGTAATGAAGCTTTAGGTGGTGTTATCAATATAATAACCGAAGACCCAAAAAATGGCTTCAACGGAAACGCAAATTATAGAGGTGGTTCTTTCGGAACGCACGATATAATTACAAACCTAAATTACAAGAAAAATAAATTTGGTATCAACGCTTTTGTAAATAGATTTAGTAGCGATGGTTACGATTTGGTAGAAAACGATGCTGTAAATACGGTTGAACCATTTAGCAATTATACTTTAAATAGTAAAATTACTTATGATTTTTCTGAAAACACCAAACTGTTACTTTCAGGTAGATTTTACCATCAAAACCAAGATAACGTTGCTTCTGAAACTTTAAAAGGCGAGAGTGAAATTAAAGAATGGAATACACTCGCAAAATTAGACCACACATTTAATGAAAAATGGAGCAGTTATTTAGAATTTTATGCTACGCAATATAAAGCCGAAGAATTTTTAAATGATGAAATAGGCAATTCATTTTCTCGAAGTGATTTTAATCAATTATTTGTAAGACCAGAATTAAGAACAACGTATCAATTAAATGAAAAGAATGCTTTTATTGGTGGCGTTGGATTAACTCACGAACGCTTAAAGCGAACCGATTTTTTTGGAGCACCTGTATTTAACTCACCATATATATATGCACAATACGATGGTAATCCAACCGAAAAGATAAACATCATTTTAGGGGCAAGATTTGATGACCATAGTGAATACCATTCACAATTCAGTCCTAAAGGAGCAATTCGATATAAACTAAATGATAAAATTGTTATAAAAAGTTCAGTAGGCTATGGTTTTAAAACACCAGATTTTAGGCAATTATATTTCGATTTTACCAATGCCACAGTTGGTTACACAGTTTTAGGTTATAATGCCGTTAGCACTCGTATTCCTCAGTTAGAGGCTGATGGACAATTATTGAGTATTGTAGTTCCTGTTAGTGAGTTTAACGACAATTTAAAACCCGAAAGTTCTATTGGCTACAATTTTGGAATAGATGTAAATCCTATTTCAAACCTTAAATTAAACATCAATCTTTTTAGAAACAATATTGAAAACTTAATTGATACACGAGTTATTGCAAGAAGAACTAACGGACAAAATGTGTTTAGTTATTTTAATGTAAACAGAGTTTATACACAAGGACTTGAATTTAACGCAAATTATAAACTCAGTGAAAATATAACCATTTTAGGTGGCTATCAACTATTATATGCCAAAGATAAAGAAGTGGAACAGGATTTTGAAAACGGAGAAGTATTCGCAAGAATCACACCAAGTTCACCATCGTTTAGACTTCAAAAAGACGATTATTTTGGATTATTTAACCGTTCTCGCCATATGGCAAACTTCAAAATATTTTATACCATTCCAAAATGGAATTTAGATATCAATTTAAGAAGCACATACAGAAGTAAATTTGGTCTTTTTGACACAAACGGAAATACCTATTTAGATAAATACGATGACTTTGTAAATGGCTACACCATTTGGGATTTTGCAGTAAATAAAACTATTTACAAAAGTTACAAAGTAGGTATAGGAATGGATAATATTTTAGGTTTTAACGACCCACAAAACATTAGTAACATAGCAGGAAGAATAATATACGGAACAATAAACATTAATTTTTAA
- a CDS encoding HmuY family protein, translated as MRTFKTLTLVAIAILGFTSCSNDEDTTPLLAVESEQVANLHAPQTGGQGQPIGGEFTKFDFSTGITTTSDTEWDIAFRGTTIIVNGGTSQGTNDEPVRNGEAAAYIATNTFEGLTTVDVNLLVQDSETSLAIPTGSDNGWYNYNPATFTITPLAGKILVFRTRDNRYAKVEILSYYQDAPSNPDPFTDEGRYYTFNYVYQPNENVTTF; from the coding sequence ATGAGAACATTTAAAACTTTAACATTAGTTGCCATAGCAATTTTAGGATTTACATCGTGTAGTAATGATGAAGATACAACGCCATTATTAGCAGTAGAATCTGAACAAGTGGCTAATTTACACGCACCACAAACAGGAGGACAAGGGCAACCTATTGGTGGTGAGTTCACCAAATTTGATTTTTCTACTGGCATAACCACAACAAGCGATACCGAATGGGACATAGCCTTTAGAGGCACTACAATTATTGTAAATGGTGGCACTTCTCAAGGCACAAATGATGAGCCTGTTCGTAATGGAGAAGCAGCTGCATATATTGCAACAAATACATTTGAGGGTTTAACTACAGTAGATGTAAATCTTTTAGTTCAAGACTCTGAAACGTCTTTAGCAATACCAACAGGAAGTGATAACGGATGGTATAATTATAATCCTGCAACATTTACCATAACACCATTGGCAGGTAAAATATTAGTTTTTAGAACAAGAGATAACAGGTACGCAAAAGTTGAAATTTTAAGTTATTATCAAGATGCCCCTTCAAATCCAGACCCATTTACTGATGAAGGTCGTTATTATACTTTCAATTATGTATATCAACCAAACGAAAATGTAACTACTTTTTAG
- a CDS encoding DoxX family membrane protein: MIKSINIIFIIFRIFLGGFMIYGGVQKFENQNPTPIEVVDKAEKFKSPEKENTLQKILYISGAKQTGYFWQVLGICELLFGFLLILQGTGFIGALFLLPITLHIFLFHIFLEPEEISELIQTGALFGINIALVLKEREKWKHLLWLKPIF, encoded by the coding sequence ATGATAAAATCGATTAATATAATATTCATAATATTCCGTATATTTTTAGGCGGATTTATGATTTACGGAGGAGTACAAAAATTTGAAAATCAAAATCCAACACCAATAGAAGTAGTTGATAAAGCCGAAAAGTTTAAATCGCCAGAAAAAGAAAACACTTTACAGAAAATTTTATACATAAGTGGTGCAAAACAAACAGGTTATTTTTGGCAAGTTTTAGGCATTTGCGAATTGCTTTTTGGGTTTTTGCTCATATTACAAGGAACAGGATTTATTGGAGCATTATTTTTACTGCCAATAACACTACACATTTTCTTATTTCACATATTTTTAGAACCTGAAGAAATAAGCGAACTAATACAAACAGGAGCGTTATTCGGAATTAATATCGCTCTCGTACTAAAAGAACGAGAAAAGTGGAAACATTTACTTTGGCTTAAGCCAATATTTTAA
- a CDS encoding dihydroorotase, whose translation MNDSILIKNTTIVNEGQSFISDVLLSDGLIQKIGNIEPKPNQKVIDGTGKHLFPGIIDGQVHFRDPGLTHKGDLYTESKAAIAGGVTSFIDMPNTVPNILTVESLREKFEIASKKSLANYSFFLGVNGDNIDEVTKTDTSQFIGVSDDGLYFTKKGNLLADNPETMEKLFANCKSIIAIHSEKEEIVEENERIFKEKFGENIPAKYHPIIRNTQGCYEATKRAIELAKKHNARLHILHLTTEAETHLFQNDIPLTEKKITTEVSLHHLWFSDKDYDQLGMLIKWNPAIKTEQDKQGLLTALLDDRIDIVTTDHAPHTLDEKEQPYFQSMSGAPMVQHSLNCMLEFYKQNLISLEKIVEKMCHNPAILYKMTKRGFIREGYYADLTLVDLNSKWTVTKETLLYKCGWSPLEGTTFQTEIKQTFVNGNLVYDNGIFFEQVKGKEIEFGIRNKENTTANIGYT comes from the coding sequence ATGAACGATAGCATTTTAATAAAGAATACAACCATTGTGAATGAAGGACAATCATTTATTTCAGATGTTCTTTTGTCAGATGGACTGATTCAAAAAATTGGAAATATTGAACCTAAACCGAACCAAAAAGTAATTGACGGAACAGGAAAACACTTGTTCCCAGGAATCATTGACGGACAAGTGCATTTCAGAGACCCAGGACTCACGCATAAAGGAGATTTATATACCGAAAGTAAAGCTGCGATTGCAGGCGGTGTGACTTCCTTTATTGATATGCCAAATACAGTCCCAAATATATTAACTGTAGAGAGCCTAAGAGAAAAGTTTGAAATCGCTTCCAAAAAGTCTTTAGCGAATTACTCGTTTTTTCTTGGTGTCAACGGAGATAACATTGACGAGGTAACTAAAACCGATACCAGTCAATTTATTGGTGTTTCTGATGACGGCTTGTACTTTACAAAAAAAGGAAATCTGCTTGCCGACAATCCAGAGACAATGGAAAAACTATTCGCTAACTGCAAATCCATTATCGCCATTCATTCAGAAAAAGAAGAAATTGTAGAAGAAAACGAAAGGATTTTTAAAGAGAAGTTTGGCGAAAATATACCCGCTAAATACCACCCAATCATTAGAAACACTCAAGGATGTTATGAAGCTACTAAGCGAGCTATTGAATTAGCTAAAAAACACAATGCTCGCTTACATATTCTGCACTTGACCACAGAAGCCGAAACACACTTGTTTCAAAATGACATTCCATTAACAGAGAAAAAAATAACGACAGAAGTTTCTCTTCACCACCTGTGGTTTTCTGACAAAGATTATGACCAATTGGGAATGCTGATTAAATGGAATCCTGCCATTAAAACCGAACAAGACAAACAAGGCTTGTTGACCGCTCTACTTGATGACAGAATTGATATTGTTACAACAGACCACGCACCACATACATTGGACGAAAAAGAGCAACCTTACTTTCAGTCAATGTCAGGAGCACCAATGGTTCAACATTCTTTGAATTGTATGTTGGAATTTTACAAACAAAACCTCATTTCATTAGAGAAAATAGTTGAGAAGATGTGTCATAATCCAGCGATTCTTTACAAGATGACCAAAAGAGGGTTTATAAGAGAAGGATATTATGCCGACTTGACATTGGTTGACTTGAATAGTAAATGGACAGTAACTAAAGAGACCCTACTCTATAAATGTGGTTGGTCGCCATTGGAAGGAACGACTTTTCAAACGGAAATCAAACAGACCTTTGTGAACGGAAATTTGGTTTATGATAACGGAATATTTTTCGAGCAAGTAAAAGGAAAAGAAATAGAATTTGGGATAAGAAATAAAGAAAACACTACCGCTAACATTGGCTATACGTAA
- a CDS encoding SAVED domain-containing protein, with translation MKNILNRTEQFILKIISIFKPKIDRWIVKIFIGSGLTLIVSGLTGLSWYVAVLLNVLKAELKNNLGTDYGIGIIEWSSVVIGSILTLIGLIIYFINKRIESKNKDKPKLLIAILHKSIDDFLEPNFVNIRNGYYKNFETHKIVIDQTKTYKSGELNFPDYAIFEQQNLLTEIKTLTKTNPNIEIAYFGLAHIPMLFDIGSQIADKFKIDFFEYNRNSYQWDYLEIGQNKLLITQNSEIRENENKNAVIKIEISYPINNELIENVIPDFKILNSISLDSIKLDSIKNISEIKDISIIFRESIDKILINYQDIKQIHLFYSGPVSLAINLGRKISKRTDPKFIIYNYMNNTNPKYKWAINLNENESSKKIIQN, from the coding sequence ATGAAGAACATCTTGAATAGAACAGAACAATTTATACTTAAAATAATATCTATTTTTAAACCTAAAATTGACAGATGGATTGTCAAAATATTTATAGGTTCTGGTCTTACTTTAATTGTATCAGGATTAACTGGATTATCTTGGTATGTTGCAGTCTTACTAAATGTATTAAAAGCAGAATTAAAGAATAATTTAGGAACAGATTATGGAATTGGAATTATAGAATGGTCTTCTGTTGTGATTGGTTCAATTTTAACCCTTATTGGCTTAATTATTTACTTTATAAACAAACGTATTGAAAGCAAGAATAAAGATAAACCTAAATTATTAATTGCAATTTTACATAAATCAATCGATGATTTTTTAGAGCCAAATTTTGTAAATATCAGAAACGGTTATTATAAGAATTTTGAAACTCACAAAATTGTAATTGACCAAACCAAAACATACAAATCCGGAGAATTAAACTTTCCTGACTATGCTATATTTGAACAACAAAACTTACTAACTGAAATAAAAACACTAACAAAGACTAATCCAAATATTGAAATTGCATATTTTGGATTGGCTCACATACCTATGCTTTTTGATATCGGTTCTCAAATAGCAGATAAGTTTAAAATAGACTTCTTTGAATACAATCGTAATTCTTATCAATGGGATTATTTAGAAATAGGTCAAAATAAATTACTTATTACTCAAAATTCTGAGATAAGAGAAAATGAAAACAAAAATGCAGTTATAAAGATTGAAATAAGCTATCCAATAAACAATGAATTAATAGAAAATGTTATTCCCGACTTTAAAATATTAAATTCAATATCTCTTGATTCTATAAAATTAGATTCTATAAAAAACATTAGTGAAATTAAAGATATTTCTATAATATTCAGAGAGTCTATAGATAAAATATTAATCAATTACCAAGACATAAAACAAATTCATTTATTTTATTCAGGTCCTGTATCGTTAGCAATTAATTTAGGAAGAAAAATAAGTAAAAGAACTGATCCTAAATTTATTATTTACAACTATATGAATAATACCAATCCTAAATACAAATGGGCAATAAACTTAAATGAAAATGAGTCCTCTAAAAAAATAATTCAAAATTAA
- a CDS encoding cyclic GMP-AMP synthase DncV-like nucleotidyltransferase → MYNLNNKLGSFYNEVVRLKEADRNKLREYKKLNLERLNSGIDSINAKENKSYPYPTILEQGSIAMHTANRHDDNDYDIDVAVIFPKDQLPTSALNSRKLVEKFLREKTGNFSKQPEARTNAVTIWYNEGYHVDFAIYRQSIDFFGNTIYEHAGSNWKNRNPQDITNWFSNFVITKSPNKNFGATVENNQFRRIVRLLKKFTRSRENWSLPGGLVISILASECYVPDYYRDDISLVKTINSIYNRLKYNNQVYNPTDKSSELTEKSKYKNEVNRLKEKLKQAVKKLDILNSPECDEDKANEAWKWIFNSDFWKIEIETNSSLNKSFSLPSNLISLNASLHISKNGFRLNSNVTNGNFKIPKKMWLKFNASTNISVPFDVKWIVENKGDEAEAKPDLGHETLDQNIYSSSFSHWEQTAYKGKHKLICQIIKNSQVVATEKFEVIIKK, encoded by the coding sequence ATGTATAACCTTAACAATAAACTAGGGAGCTTTTATAACGAGGTTGTCAGACTTAAAGAAGCAGACAGAAACAAACTGCGAGAATATAAAAAATTAAACCTTGAACGACTAAATTCAGGTATTGATTCAATTAATGCAAAAGAGAACAAATCCTATCCTTATCCAACAATATTAGAACAAGGAAGTATAGCTATGCATACAGCAAATCGACACGATGACAATGATTATGACATAGATGTTGCTGTTATTTTTCCTAAAGACCAATTACCGACAAGTGCCTTAAATTCAAGAAAGCTTGTAGAAAAGTTTTTGCGAGAGAAAACGGGAAATTTCTCTAAACAACCTGAAGCAAGAACAAATGCTGTTACAATATGGTATAACGAAGGTTATCACGTAGATTTCGCAATTTACCGACAATCTATCGACTTTTTCGGCAATACAATTTATGAACACGCAGGTTCAAATTGGAAAAATAGAAATCCTCAAGATATTACTAATTGGTTTAGCAACTTTGTTATAACAAAAAGTCCAAATAAAAATTTTGGAGCTACTGTTGAGAATAACCAATTTAGAAGAATTGTGAGACTTCTTAAGAAATTTACACGTTCTAGAGAAAACTGGAGCCTACCTGGAGGTTTAGTTATTTCTATTTTGGCTTCAGAATGCTATGTTCCAGATTATTATAGAGATGATATTTCACTAGTCAAAACTATAAACTCAATATATAATAGACTTAAATACAATAATCAAGTATATAACCCTACTGATAAATCTTCTGAGCTAACCGAAAAAAGCAAGTATAAAAATGAAGTTAATAGATTAAAAGAAAAACTAAAACAAGCTGTTAAAAAATTAGATATATTGAACAGTCCTGAATGTGACGAAGACAAAGCTAACGAAGCTTGGAAATGGATTTTTAATTCAGATTTTTGGAAAATAGAAATAGAAACAAACAGTTCCTTAAACAAAAGTTTTTCTCTACCATCAAATCTGATTTCTTTGAATGCAAGTTTACATATTAGCAAAAATGGTTTTCGTTTAAATTCTAATGTCACTAATGGTAATTTTAAAATTCCAAAAAAAATGTGGTTAAAATTTAATGCTTCTACTAATATATCAGTCCCTTTTGATGTTAAATGGATAGTAGAAAATAAAGGAGATGAAGCGGAAGCTAAACCTGATTTAGGTCACGAAACATTAGACCAAAATATATATTCAAGTTCATTTTCCCATTGGGAACAGACTGCCTATAAAGGAAAACACAAATTAATTTGTCAAATTATTAAAAATAGCCAAGTGGTAGCTACCGAAAAATTTGAAGTGATAATAAAAAAGTAA
- a CDS encoding TlpA disulfide reductase family protein, which produces MKKTTVLIGIIFFTTIFGCKESTNKLGENEFVLKGELEGIKNDSWIYLIFDNKPVDSTKIIDNKFSINGVTEHPKQYNLLIKNSQNYTRIWLESGELKFKAKDGEFKDAIIEGSNSQKESEKLWKPIWEYRKRRDSLSKIVYNNELNDSLKLNAKLELKKVQQNRLKIESDFIKNNPQSYVSAKTLDFYATSLPKKTVYELYDGFSDEIKKSSYGKSVKRFLDLNQNPQIGDKYLDFTMPNENNKLVKLSDFEGKLILLEFWASWCGPCKKEYPALRKAYSKFHSNGFEIVSISEDQTKEQWLKAIDENKLNWINLWQKGGNNADPYLIYGINGIPANFLIDENGIIIEQDLKGEKLISKIEEKLKDKASR; this is translated from the coding sequence ATGAAAAAAACAACTGTATTAATTGGAATTATATTCTTTACGACAATCTTTGGTTGTAAGGAAAGTACAAACAAACTTGGAGAAAATGAATTTGTTCTTAAAGGAGAATTAGAAGGAATTAAAAACGACAGTTGGATTTATTTAATATTTGATAATAAACCTGTTGACTCGACTAAAATAATAGACAATAAATTTTCAATAAATGGAGTCACAGAACATCCAAAGCAATACAATTTATTGATTAAAAATTCACAAAATTACACTCGTATTTGGTTAGAATCTGGAGAATTAAAATTTAAAGCAAAAGACGGAGAATTTAAAGACGCCATAATTGAAGGGTCTAATTCACAGAAAGAAAGTGAAAAACTTTGGAAACCAATTTGGGAATATAGAAAACGAAGAGACAGTCTCTCAAAAATAGTGTATAATAACGAACTAAATGATAGCTTAAAGTTAAATGCAAAGTTGGAACTTAAAAAAGTTCAACAGAATAGGCTGAAAATTGAGAGTGATTTCATTAAAAACAATCCTCAATCATATGTGAGTGCAAAAACTCTTGATTTTTATGCTACGTCCTTACCCAAGAAAACAGTTTACGAATTATATGATGGCTTTAGCGATGAAATAAAAAAATCTTCTTATGGGAAATCTGTAAAACGATTTTTGGACTTAAACCAAAACCCACAAATTGGAGATAAATATTTAGATTTTACAATGCCCAATGAAAATAATAAATTAGTGAAATTATCAGATTTCGAGGGTAAATTAATATTGTTAGAATTTTGGGCTTCTTGGTGTGGACCTTGTAAAAAAGAATATCCAGCATTAAGAAAGGCATATTCAAAATTTCATAGTAACGGTTTTGAAATTGTAAGTATTTCGGAAGACCAAACCAAAGAACAATGGCTCAAAGCAATAGATGAAAATAAATTAAATTGGATTAATCTTTGGCAAAAAGGTGGAAACAATGCTGACCCTTATTTAATTTACGGGATTAACGGAATACCTGCAAATTTTTTAATTGATGAAAATGGAATCATTATCGAACAAGATTTGAAAGGAGAAAAATTAATATCAAAAATAGAGGAAAAGCTAAAAGATAAAGCCAGCAGGTAA